Part of the Ammospiza caudacuta isolate bAmmCau1 chromosome 3, bAmmCau1.pri, whole genome shotgun sequence genome, ATGTGCCAATTTACCATGAAAACACAGTGTGGTTTTTGCCTGTTTTAGACTATTTAAGAATTCTTGGAAAACCTATCACAAATATATTGACTGTAAGCTGTAGCACCTACTCACTGTCATCCACATCTGTGCTTGATTCTCACCACACAAGTAACCCTGCTAGTGCAGTGACTTTGACTCATGTGCAAGTGTTTTGCTAGATCGATACCTTTTAATAAAAGTACACAGCTccaataacaaaaataaagaaatttatgGTAAAATGTAACTTGAGTCTTTGTTTGGTAACTTGTTTAGTTCTAGTTCAGCTCCTTTATTACTTCATGCATacaaaatctaaaaaaatactttccagACCCCAAATTTCACATGCAATGCAGACATCTGCCAAGTGCACAGAAAATCCGTGGGTGGTAGGCACCTGACTCTCTTAAGCATTTTTATCCAGAGCCTCTCCAAAATAATCAATCAGTTTCCCCTTGCTGCTTCCAGCTCCATGTTTGCTGCTCTGAATGAGCTATAGAGTGTGTGGATCAGTGAGGCTTGTCCCTTCAGGAAGCTGGATGAGTGCTTGCCCAGTGTTTATGGTGAAGAATTTGGAGTTGGACTCCAAGCTAAACACCAGATTCTTGACTCACAGAGACAGATTGCATACATGAGCCACAGCAGATAATCTCTTCTCTGCAGCTGAGgtcatttatgtatttattttacagaaaatgggTTTATATGTGCATCCACCCCCATCCCTTTCTTTGGTCCAGCTAATTGCCAGCAAAGACTTTAAACAAGATGTTCAATGTTATCATTTTAAAGTCACTCAAACTATTACTGGGTTTGGATAGACTCACTAGACCCAAGAGATTTGTTTTACTCTGTATCACAGGTCGTGCTCAGACTCCCAACTACAATAAGTTTCTGAGGCTCTTCACTTGCAGGCAAATGTTCTCTTTCCTGGCACATTTACAAAATAAGGATCCAGAGAGCGTTTGTGAGTGACCAGGAACTATTAAAACAGCATATATTTCTGGAACAGCTGATGGGGGCTGAGCACGAGCAGCAAACCCAGCAGTAACAGCACAAGCAGCTGCCAGGAGCGATCGCTGCTCTCGGTAGCATCAGGCAGAAGTTCTGGAACAGGCTGACACTCGTGCTCAgatgggacaggcagggagggatttCATTAAAAACTCTTTCAGAGTGCTTGAGCTGATAGTCAACAGCCTGGGTTTTGCCTCTTGCAGGAATGTGCTTGCAGGAGAACAGTTGTGTTGCAGAAAGTAGTTTGCAGCAGCTAATAAAATACAGGTGTTGTTTAAAACATCTGACTGACGTACCTAATTGCAGGGTTTGCCAGTCAGGCACTCAAAGATCTTTTCCATCCTGTTTGAAGCAATTCACActgaaggaggaaaggaggggggcctcctgctctcctcctttGTGAACATCTTCAACAAAGCCCCCAGACTCGGAAATACTGTGCTTCATACACTGAGAAGGAATCCATGGGATGAGGTAACTTAGAATTAGGAAAAACAGGCTTTCCTAATGGCAAGACTCATCTAGTCCTCTTCCCTAACCAGCACCCTTAAAATTTGGAAAGTATTCCACTGTTCTGATCTAACTTGTAGGACGCAGGAATGCCATTTTCAGGACATAAATGTTTTAATGTCCTAACATGCTCCCATTGTGAAGGGGGTACAGCAACTCATTGGAGATTATAGGAAAGAACTTGTATTTTCACCCACAAAGTAAACCCATGGGATTTTAAGTATCCAGAATGGTTAAGCCCCAATTCAGATCCTGTCCTGTTTTACCAATGCTatgcattttcttctgttgtATTCATGTTTGACCTTGGACATCTcctctgtccttgctgtgccTTTGATTTCTCTTCAGTTACACACTGCCTAGTTTATGTTGTCGATCCCTTGAGTagtctgcagtgctgtggagtGAAAACCATTGAACACAAACCCCACAACTCCCACTGGTTTCAGGGAAGATGTGGTGCAATGCCTGTGAACAACCATTTGCTCTCACCCTTCACTGCTCTGTTGAAAATAGCTTGTTAGGATAGCACATTCCTGTAAAATGCTCACAGAGTGGGCCAGGGGCAAAATGccatcctgcctgcctgcccagagAAGCTTTGCCAAAAGATCTCCTCTTAGGTCAGTGTCACCAAAAAATGGGCATGTGGGGATGCAGAACACTGACCAAAAGGTGGGTCCTGCTTGGTCAGTCATTCAGTGTGCACTGGGAATAGAAATGACCATGCCTCACTCCAGCTCAGTTCTCCATGTTTCTTCTGGGTCTTGAAAGCTGAGTTTGGTTTGCTATGTCTAAAACACAAACCTGATGCCTTCCATGCCTCCAAATGTGCCTTACTCCACACTTGCATGTTCACAGTACTGTGTGCTTAGGGATGTAGGAGAGAGCCATAATCCCTATTGCCTTCACTCTCTGTCTCCAAGGCACCTGGGTGATGTCCATTGCAGGAGCACCTGCTAAAGCACCTCACCCTCAGTCCAGCctgtccttgaacacttccagggatgggacatccacagcttctctgggcaacctgttccagtgcctcaccaccctgacagaaaagaatttcctcctaatatccaatctagatctctcctcttttagtttaaaaccattccccaTTGTCCTATCACTATCTGTCTGTGTAAAAAGTTGCTCTCCCACTTTTTTACAACCCGCCCTTTAGGCACTGAAGTCCACAATGAGGCCTCCATGGAGCCTCCTCTTGTCCAGGTTGATGGAGGGAAtcctggctggctggctggagCTGGATAGCTTCTCATCATGGCAGGTGAACACTATTCAGAAACACGGGGAAGAAAAAGGATGTACATTTGATGATAAATCCATCACAAACACTCACTGTTCTGTGACTATTTAATGGAAAATACCTGTGGCTTCCCTGGAAGGCAGTTTAAAATGAATGGGTATTTCATTTTTGGTTTAACACCTTAGGTAACCCAAGGAATAAAGGTGGTTTACAAAGGCTGCTCTTGACATCTGGTTTTAGGACACAAGCACATGTCATCAAAAGAAAATCTTGCAGAGGTCTATttatcaataaaatatttaataaactTATCTgtacaaaatattaaaaaggttATTGAAGAGTATACAAGAATATTTATTTAACAAATATATACTGCTATATAATATATTCAAGAAAATATAGATTGCTGTTTACAGTTCATTTACAATCCCATATGTACAATCTATTTAAACTTTAGATACATACAAACAATGCATTTACACCATCACGCACAGAGCTATCTTCTTCAGAGATATTTCACACATCCAGACCTGAAAAAGCTGCACAAATACATGGATAGTTCAGAGGCACACACAGGGATATGAGTATTGCTTCAAGAATCATAACTACTAGAAATACAGCTGTTggaaactttttaattttttaatattttcctttcaaatcaAAGAAAAGAACATATAAATAAAACCACGACTGACCAGCAGAGAGGCTCGTTTTGTCAGAGGAACTCCAGAAAATGTTGACTTGACTCCAGAAACAGAGAACAGTGATGAGATACAAAGGGACTGGGCAAACTGGATCAACATTGCTCCCTGCTTCATCTgagacagggagcagcaggagcagagcaggtctGTGCTGCACAGACCAGTGTCCATTTCCTTTGAGCAGCATCTCCACCAGCTTTCCcagtggagctgcagagctggataGAGCTGGTGACTCCCggtgggcacagcccctggctgctcctcaggctgTGGGAGCTCCGTTTGCACAGGCACTGCACAAACCTGGCTTCAGCGGAAGCTGAAATGTGAGAGCTCTGCACCTTCAGCACCTCAGGAACTCAGACATTTCTTTAAAGGTTCATCACTCACAGCAGGTGGGATGGATGTAAGCACAATGATCACCCCCTCCCTGGGCAAGGACAGGGTGAGCGGCTCCTACAAaatgccccatcccagctgaTCACTTCCTACACAGCAACTCTGGCACCTTCAAGGACCAAAGCCTGGCCCATCCCTGTGTGACCATCCCTTCTCCTGGCCTCTGGATGCTGTTccacgctgctgctgctggctgagcttCTGGGAGCCCCTTGGTCCTCAGCAGTTCCTGGCACACAGCTCCCTGGGATGACCAGCTTGGGAGCAAAACAGCCCTAAGCTCTGCCTCCTGTTTATTCCCTACTGTTCTCCTCCCCTCTCTTCACCAAGGCATGATGGAGGAAATGAATGAAACCCCACAGGGAACACTACCATCTCCCCAAAAACTGTGACCAatgccacagctcccagggaggCTTGGCCCAGCCTCTGGGTTTCATTCCTCTGATGATGGAGACCAGggtggcaccagcacaggctcaTAATGTGGCAAAGAGAAGGGGAGGAGAGACCCAAACACTCCCAACTTCCATCAGAAAGGCACTTGAGTGTGTGACCCATTGTGAGCAGATCCCCTCCTCTCACCAGCTTCAACCCTGCCAGACCCATCCCCTCTCTGTACCCTGCCCAAAGGGGCACTGATAGACTgcaccacagggacacactgcaCCACgtcctcctgctgctgagcctcAGCCTTCCCTTCCTCACCCTCCTCCCCTCCAAACACCACAGCAAGCTTCCACGCTCCCCATCCTGAAAACCCAAAGCACGAGCACAAGtatcaaagcagaaaaatgagcTCACAAAATGTATGACTGAACTATTAAGTGGTGATGACAGAAAAATGGAGAGCAAAACCTGCTGAAAAAACATTGAAAATGTGTGTTCTGGTTTCATCCATGgaatggatggggatggatcagGCTTTGGTTTAAGATTTTTCAATACCAGTTCCATGCAAATGCTCTGCTGCCCAAGCTTCCCACCCTAGTCCATCCATAGAGCAAGAGTCCAACATGTTGCATCCATCAGCCAGCCCATGCTCCTTCCCACCACCACCTGTACCAGGCTCCTCTCCAACACAGAAAATTCAGGGGCTGTTTGAGGACTGCAgtcagtgaaaatgaaaagcagacaCAGGGCTATTTGTGTCTTGAGGTGCAAAGATGCAAAACATCCTTTAGATGTAGGGAGGTCTCCTTGGTCAGTGGGCTACACCGGCATGAATTCcaaattttctgtcattttctgaAGGCCCAGATCACTGGCTGGTAGGACATAAAGTGATTTTCAGAGACATCTTTGCACCTCTATGTACCTCACAACCTGTTGTGCTGGGAACAAAGAGCTCAGATGGACCGAATGTAGCTGGTTTTACCTTGGAAGACATAAACCAGCTTATGACAAAACTGAAGGTGTCACACACACCAGCCTGGTGGAACATCTCGCTCTTGTACCAGCCATTAATTCAAAGATAGGAAAGACACAAAGCTCTCCCCCTCCCACACAAATTCACAGGCTCCTGACCATCAGCAGCACCCCACCCATGGAACAGGCACTCCCCAGCTCCTTTCCTCATTTGGTTTCCATGGAGGACACACTCccacagtggggacactgccactCTACTCCTGCCACTCCATTCTGACCCCACACAAAGGGACCCCTGATGCCaagggagctgctctgaggcCAGTGGGACACACATCACCTGCTGGTCATGAGCAGAGTCACACTGCTCCCAAATACCTTGCTTTTTCCCACACAGGTCTTCCCATCCCCTCACCTACCTCTCAGAGCATGAtgtgaagagagaaaaactcaccccaaaattccagctgcacccaggagaggggacacaggcagTGATTTGGTGGAACTGCCCAACCAGGTCTATGGGACAGCCCTTTGTTCTGATCATCTGTCACACCCAGATGTGGGGCACACAGCCCATTCCAGGTGGCAGCCTCTGTGCAACGCCCAGGCTCTCACTGCCATTGCCCCACAAGAGGCTTTTTGGGTTTTCCTCCCTGGCAcatggccctgctgccccagcaaagATAAAAAAGAAGGCACTTGGATTTCAGAACCCAGCATGGATTTCCATGCTCAGCAGGAAACCACAGCATTTCCCAGTAGTTTTAGCCCAACACAAGTATGAGCTGGGCTGGCATGTATGATGTATCTGCCCCCTTAACGTGGGTCCTGGGGTTTTGATGGAACTACAAACACTGCCATTGATACAATCATGACAAAACTCCTGTTAAGGCTGGAAGCAAAGCCATGGCAGCCCCTCAGCCTCCAAGGTgctctgctccttttccctggATGCAGCCCTTGGCACCTGCATTCCCAGGGGTTCCCAAGGGatgccccagcctgtgctgtcccctccctgccagcagcagggtgtgtgtgtgtgctgctccaTGGGGGCCAGCGCAGGTGACTCTCCCCAAACACCACTTTAGTGCCTGTGGGATAAGGGCTTAAACTGCAAAAGGAGCTGTTGGTTTTGCAAGGGGAGTGTGATGGATAAATCACTGCCCAGTGAGAGCTGTGCAGCCAAGGGCTGGGTTAAAACCCATGGGGTGCCAACACACTCAGGAGCCACTGGCACTCAAACTTGAGCAGAAGGCTCAAGGATTGGGGTTTGCTTTTAACCAGAACTGGATTTTGCCTTTGCAGCCTTTTCCTCATGGGTATGCCAACCATCAGCCAAGAGACAAAGAGGATGTGGCTCCATCTGCCAGTGCTGATCAGGAGTGAGGCCACTGGGATCAATACAGCTCTGCCAGGATGAAGCTACATCAAGCCCTTTTCCATATGAATCCTCTTTGCCAGAGGATACTGATTTCCTTCCTATGATTGGATTTGAAGTATgatgtaaaagaaaaacaaaaggggGCAACACATGGTTAGAAAAGCCCCCTATTTtaagagaattaaaaataaaattttccttaaaaaaataaaatctgtgatTCTTGGGAAGTATTTCTAGGCCAGAAGCACCCCTGGTGACCAGGGTTAAACAGGGCATAAAGTAATTTTGCTTCTGACTGTTCCTGAAGGCAATGGCTTGAGCACAAACTCCAAGAACCCCCAGATAAGGCACACACACCAGTCAGTCCCTGTCCCAACTGGGCAAATTCCCCAGATCCTAGCCCCAGTGCTTCTAATTCAAATGAGATCACTCTGCAAGTTTCCCTACTCCTGTGCAATTACATTGCCATGTCAGAGAGGAGGGAGCCAGTTAAGCATGGATACACAGTCCTTTGCAAATGCTTAATATTTCTAGTTTCACTGTAATTATATCCTGCAGATAAAAATGGTGCTCAAGGTCAAACAAATCCTCCAGGAGAATATGCACTGCATggaaactggttttttttttttttttaactggaaagGTTGTATAAATACTGCAGATTGAGAACCTATAATTATCCATTAAAATCACTCTGAGACTGCTGAATTAATATTTGTTCATGTTCAACTTCTAGTCTCATAATTATAAAGTTTACATGTGCCCAAAAATCAGCTCAGGCAGGAGGCAACTGatcagaaatacatttttctggGCCTTTCCTTTGGCATTAGAGCATGATGTTCTTTGAagaagcagctccagggatgtgggctgggctgggccaccCCTATCCTGCAGCCAGTGCCTCACCAACCTCTCCAAAGGCAGGATTCACTGCTCCATGGCCTCTACTCACACATCCCTGTGTTGCCCCAACAGTGCAGGGCTGCAACAACTCAGCTGAGAGGGAAAGGCTCTCACACCCACCACTCCCATTCAGAATCATGCAATCATTAAGGCTGGAGAAGATCATGTCCCTACCATCAACCCCACTTCATCACCAAATTCACCATTAAACTGTCTCCTCAAGTGCCATATCCACacattttttgaacacttctagggatgATGACTACAATTCCCTGGGCAGAGCTTTACAACTCTTTCTGTGACTTTTTTCCCTGAATATTTAAACCTAAATCTCTACACACTTGAAATGGTCTGATGGTTGCTGCCGAAGACTAATCCCACTGTTTGGTGCAACCTCCAAATCTGCCTGGGGATGGAGAGGCAGCCCTTGCAGTCATCATGCAGGGATTCATAAGGGGGACAGTGGTGGCTTTTGCTCTGGAAATTCTCCCCTGGGAGCAAGGAGCAATGTGAGagccaagccctgcagctgATACACTCACTCGGGGGGAGCAGCAGAGTTCCCCACCCAAGCCCCCAGCTCCactctcctccagccctgccctgctcattCCCATCCCCCTGGAGCAgtcccaggcagggagctgcctcCCCTGGCTCCTTAGAGAAGCAGAAAGAGGAGCCAACTCCATCCTTTGCCCTCCCCTTGTCCTCCAGAGGTTGTTTGCCCAGGAAAGGAACAGAAGGCACTTGGCACACTTGGCACAGGCCCAGCACCTCTGGGCTCCTCTCGGGGGGGATGAGCTTTGCTCCCCCACAAAACACTCCTGTCCAGGGGTGCCCTCAGCCaggagagccaggctgggctcccaATGGGTGAAACCATGGACAGCATCattgccagcagcagcaacatCTGTGCTCCCCCCAGATCTTCCCCTCTCATTTATCCTTGAGCTCCAGGCCATGGAACTGCAGCAACTGAGCCACTGCTTTTGTCCCCAGCATCAGCAAAGCCATCACTGGGCTCAGGACAAAAGCCCCAGCAGTGGGCACTGCCCCAGAACTGGGGCTGGGGTGAAGAGTTGCAAGACCCAACCTGTCACCCTGCTCTCCATCAGCCACCTCCAGACATGAGGTGGATGACATCTGTTTGTTCCCTGCAACTCTGGATGAAAAATACCCACAAGAACTGGGAGCCACTGGCATTACCACCCCTGGGACacagtgccacaggagcagGTCTCGGGACACCTTTTTGGTGGAGGCTCACAAGAGGCACCAgccagcaggggctgccaggaACTATATATACACATCTTGCTTGGATGTGAACTGCCCATGAACCCTCACCACAAATATTtggaggaaggggagggggtaaaggaaacaaaaacatttttaaaaaattgtctcAGCAGTGAGAAAAACTATCAAACAACCAAAGGCAATTGAAAAATTAGGTACTTCCAAAGCTTGGTAACTTTATAACTGATGTGGAATCTGGCAGCTCAAGCACTGCTGTGCCAacctccttccccagccagctgtgctgaagCCAAAGGGAGGAGGAAATCCACAAACCCTTGTGCTGACCCCTCCTCACCCAGTCAGGGACCTCCCTAAATGCTGACAGGGAGAAAACCCATGGCATGGACCTGATCTTTCCTCTTCCCCCCATCTCCATCTCTCAGCATCCCCCTGGAGCCCTGGAGGCAGGCACATCATTAGCATATATTTACATGCATGCTGAGGTAGGGACATGGGTTTTCCTCTTGGATGCATGGATGTAAGGCCAGAGGAGCTCTGCAGGTGTCAAGGGGGTACATGAGACTTATGGGTGCCACACTTTCTCCCctgagctgccaccagccccagcctgagggtgcagagcaggctctgtgggcagggatggagggaggctGGGGGTTATCTCAGTGGATCTGTCACTGTTTTCCATGGACACATTCACCTCCTACTGATGCACTTGGGGGGAAGGGGCTGTTGAACCTCACCAAGGCTTTTCTGATCTTTGAAATCAATTGGATCTCAGCAGAGTTCTTTGAGGTAACCCCCTctctgccctggccaggctcagccctcccagcagaacacccctgccatggaggACAACTGGATTTATGCTTCCAGCAGGGATTTATCTCCTCCAAAAGCAAACTGCCATCACTAATAAGCACTGATGCTTACACACCAACACCCTGGccacaagagaaaaacaaaccatCAAACACAAAATCTGTGCAAATACATCTCTGGTCTAAGCCAAGCGACCCAGCAAAGCCAAAGTTTGGTACCAAAACCCACTGAGGTGCAGCAGAAAAGCCTGCCAGCATCCAAAGCACACCCTGGCATGGATGAAGAGCTTCTCTGGTTTAAAGGTCATTTATTAACTCAGCTCCTGAGTTACTGAAACCCTTTCAGCACATGTCAAAGCAGCCCACTTAGCATAGCAGTCCCTGAGGGTAGCACTCAGCCCTCTGCATGGAAAAGATCTGTTCCTGGAGGATCCAGCTCCCTTaatggagcagggagcagccagcactccAGGGAGGGACACAGCTCCCTGGGAAATCGATGCCAAAGGAAGACAGGGTGGAGCTTTTATAGTGattatttggaaagaaaagaaccCGAGTGAAATGGCTCTTCCCTAGGGAACCTGGAACCTTTGTTTCTCTCCAGACAGGCTCAGGATGGCTGTGTGACTTGCAGGCCTGATGCTGGGCTCCCAGTATGCCTTGGAAACACAGTTTTGTGCAGGAAAGGGAGGGGACTCACCCACCAGTACCTCCTGCAAGACACAGACAGCAAAGCCAGCACTTCTGACCATGTGGAGTGGAGGCAGCCCCAGCTAAAGCCTCCCAGGGCCACTCCCATCTTTGTAAGAGCACAAACTCTGCTTCACACCTGACTCTTTTAGCCTCTGGTTCTCCCTCTTTCCTGTCTCTGCCAGCAGACTCACAAGCCTCTCCCCACTGCAAAAAGGCCTGCACCAAGTGATTACAGCCCACGACAGCCACAGGTTCTCCACCTCCTGCCTTCCCCCAGGGATCCCTTATTTTTCCACCAGGAAACTCAGGGCAGCAATTTGAAGACTGCCAGAAAAACTCATTTGACTCAAGAAAAGAGCATTCCTACCTCACCTCCAtcccactgccacagccagAGGGTGATGCTGGCCTGATCCCTCTGCTGCAGACACCACTCCaaccccccccccaccccaggTCATCATTCTGGCCAAGACAATTTTGGCTAGACATTTTCCAAAACCTTTGGGAAAGAAGTTGTCAGCTCCACTCAGGCAAACCAAGTGTatcaggcagagctcagaggctGGGGAGACACTCCCAAGGCACAGAGATGGTGGCAGCCTCAGTCTCAGAGGGACACCCCCATCCCTCCTGGGGTCATGGCCAGGGTGGCCCAAGGAAGACAGGGGACACCTGCTCTGAGCTTGGCTTTTGGGAAGGCACACACCaaaatgtgtatgtgtgtatatatctatatatatatattttatatatatatatatatatatatatatttatatttatatatatatataaaatgagcagggctgctgagcaAGGCCAGGAGGGATagggagagctgcagaaatTGCTACCTGCAGCCACACGTCTCCACGACCATGTCCTCGTACTGTTTGTAAACCACGTTGTTCCCAGAGTCAATGTAGAGGATGCTGATGGGGCTGAGCTTGGAGGGCACGCAGCAGCTCGGGGGCGTGGACTCGGGGTCCATGGAGTTCATCAGGGTCTGGATGATGGCGTGGTTGGTGGGCTCCAGGTGGGAGCGCAGCGGGAAGTCGCAGACCCCCTCGCAGTGGTAGGCCTCGTAATCCAGGGGGGCGATGATCCAgtcatcccagcccagctccttgaAGTTCACGTGCAGGGGCTTCCTGCTGCAGCGCGTCTTGGCCTTCTTGCCGTGGCCTCTGCCCCCGGAGCGGGCCGCAATGGTGGTCCTCCTCTTCCTGCGCCTCAGGAACGCCTCCTGCCCGGGATCGGGGGGCTCCAGGAAGggggggctgcccagggccttGATCTTATCCCGGATCTCCTTGAAGAGGTTCTCCTTCCTCTGCGTGCGGGAGAAGGCCACGAGCAGGGCCCGCTCGTGGGGCTGCGGCCGGGGCTTGCCGAAGCCCAGCTGCCGGGGGGGCAGCGCCTGCCCCGAGCCGTCCGACACCACCCGCAGCtggaagcacagcagctgccccgAGGCCGAGCTCTCCCTCCGGGCCCGCAAGGCCTCCCGCACATCAAACACCTCCCATCGGGAGGAGCCCGCGTCCAGAAGGTCCGCGGCTCGGGAGTCCAGCAGCCGGGGCTCCTCGCCGTCCCGGGCGGGGCAGGCGGCGAGCAGGAGGCGGTGGAAGGAGCCCTCGGGGGACAGCGCCAGGCTCCGGTTCTCGGGCACCGAGCGCAGGATCCGCAGCTCCGCGCCCGTCACCTCCTCTGCCTCAGGCAGGCTGGAGATGTCAAAGAAGTACCGCTGCTCCGAGGCCGACGGGGAGGCATCTGGAAGAGataacacagagagaaaaaaaaaaaaaaaaaaaaaaaaaaaaaaggaaaaaatatttcaatatcaGCAAGCCAAAGCCAAGCTCTCATTAGGGAGGTGCAAGGGACGCAGAGGTAATGGGGGAGATGTCGCTGTGCAGCACGGCTTCCTGAGCATCCCAGCGGAACACAGGCTGTGTGTCCTGCATCCAGGAGTGTCACTCTGCCTGGGGGCACCGAAAACAAATGGGAAGGACAAGGtacagagggagggaggaatcAATTCAAACAATTGGCTTCTCATCAGCACTCTTCTCCACATCCTGAGGAGGCTTCTCTGCTTCCTCTCAGGTGTTCCAGTGACCCCAGATGCACCACTATTCTCTTTTGGCACGGAAGCCACACCTGAACCCGTGCAGGACATTACCACCCCCAATTGGCAGTTTGTCACCTATTTCTTCTG contains:
- the GDF7 gene encoding growth/differentiation factor 7, whose protein sequence is MRLRAAAAALCLCLLGACRLRRGLEAAAVRGPSAAAPQRPSAAAPSSASSSSAAAASPFSSPPRRDGALRNGTVVPHHYMVALYQRLAARRAPGRRADTVTGFAERARSDASPSASEQRYFFDISSLPEAEEVTGAELRILRSVPENRSLALSPEGSFHRLLLAACPARDGEEPRLLDSRAADLLDAGSSRWEVFDVREALRARRESSASGQLLCFQLRVVSDGSGQALPPRQLGFGKPRPQPHERALLVAFSRTQRKENLFKEIRDKIKALGSPPFLEPPDPGQEAFLRRRKRRTTIAARSGGRGHGKKAKTRCSRKPLHVNFKELGWDDWIIAPLDYEAYHCEGVCDFPLRSHLEPTNHAIIQTLMNSMDPESTPPSCCVPSKLSPISILYIDSGNNVVYKQYEDMVVETCGCR